In a single window of the Nocardioides sp. L-11A genome:
- a CDS encoding CrcB family protein: MNVLLVALGAAVGAPLRYALGQRFDGLWHRGTLAANTIASLVLGACAGWSVGGSTLALVGTGFCGGLSTYSSLAVQARDLGPRRGAAYAGVTIVLGLAACAAGFRATGG, translated from the coding sequence ATGAACGTCCTCCTCGTCGCGCTCGGCGCCGCCGTCGGCGCGCCCCTGCGCTACGCGCTGGGCCAGCGCTTCGACGGCCTCTGGCACCGCGGCACACTCGCCGCGAACACCATCGCGAGTCTGGTGCTGGGCGCCTGCGCAGGGTGGTCGGTCGGCGGCTCCACCCTGGCCCTGGTCGGGACGGGCTTCTGCGGCGGGCTGTCGACGTACTCCTCGCTCGCCGTGCAGGCACGCGACCTCGGCCCGCGGCGCGGCGCGGCGTACGCCGGCGTCACCATCGTGCTCGGACTGGCGGCCTGCGCGGCGGGATTCCGGGCGACCGGGGGCTAG
- a CDS encoding CrcB family protein, with product MTPALHPRLLLAVAAGGALGAVARYAATELVADGSGFPWTTFAVNVSGSTLLAALLLLPLARRSAVWAAALGPGVLGGYTTFSATSEQARALLADGRAGLALAYVAGTLIACLVAVNLVGLLAPPLPAEDEL from the coding sequence ATGACGCCTGCCCTCCACCCGCGGCTGCTGCTGGCCGTGGCGGCGGGGGGTGCGCTCGGCGCGGTCGCCCGGTACGCCGCGACCGAGCTGGTCGCCGACGGCAGCGGCTTCCCCTGGACGACGTTCGCCGTCAACGTCTCGGGATCGACCCTGCTCGCCGCCCTGCTGCTGCTCCCCCTCGCCCGCCGCTCGGCGGTCTGGGCGGCGGCGCTGGGCCCCGGCGTGCTCGGCGGCTACACGACCTTCTCCGCCACGTCCGAGCAGGCGCGGGCGCTGCTCGCCGACGGCCGGGCCGGTCTCGCGCTCGCCTATGTCGCCGGCACCCTGATCGCCTGCCTGGTGGCGGTCAACCTGGTCGGCCTGCTGGCGCCGCCGCTGCCTGCGGAGGACGAGCTGTGA
- a CDS encoding ATP-binding protein has protein sequence MQHRQTLDLAPGPRIVHDARRWVVQTCGQLGREDLADCAELAVSELVTNAVLHGTAPVRLQVRGTAEHPRFEVHDASVIPPQPSTQASGFDIDAFDLDAFDELDEEQLAALTTVGRGLDIVSRASVAWGAEIDEDGKAVWFEPAPELSETEGAPYQQTHSMPSLQADHTRVGEVGVQINGVPIGAFGRFQRHYRDLRREIRLLALAHEDDYPLAKVLSEHFDALERPLRANMGREQVDKAYADGRATIDLRLRMPRETARQIGGLIDLLDAADEFSRAQRLLTAPRTPEQRSFQIWFLGEFRRQAVGAPPVAWQGSGNGSGARPSLQA, from the coding sequence GTGCAGCACCGGCAGACCCTGGACCTGGCCCCCGGGCCACGGATCGTGCACGACGCACGACGCTGGGTGGTCCAGACCTGCGGTCAGCTGGGTCGCGAGGACCTCGCCGACTGCGCCGAGCTCGCCGTCTCCGAGCTGGTCACCAACGCGGTCCTGCACGGCACCGCCCCGGTCCGGCTCCAGGTGCGGGGCACCGCCGAGCACCCCCGGTTCGAGGTGCACGACGCCTCCGTCATCCCGCCGCAGCCCTCGACCCAGGCGAGCGGCTTCGACATCGACGCCTTCGACCTCGACGCCTTCGACGAGCTCGACGAGGAGCAGCTCGCCGCGCTGACGACCGTCGGCCGTGGCCTCGACATCGTCTCGCGGGCCTCGGTGGCCTGGGGGGCCGAGATCGACGAGGACGGCAAGGCCGTGTGGTTCGAGCCGGCGCCCGAACTGTCCGAGACCGAGGGCGCGCCCTACCAGCAGACCCACAGCATGCCGTCCCTCCAGGCCGATCACACCCGGGTGGGCGAGGTCGGCGTCCAGATCAACGGGGTCCCGATCGGGGCCTTCGGGCGCTTCCAGCGCCACTACCGCGACCTGCGCCGCGAGATCCGGCTGCTCGCCCTCGCCCACGAGGACGACTACCCCCTGGCCAAGGTGCTCTCCGAGCACTTCGACGCCCTGGAGCGTCCGCTGCGCGCCAACATGGGCCGCGAGCAGGTCGACAAGGCGTACGCCGACGGCCGCGCGACGATCGACCTGCGGCTGCGGATGCCGCGGGAGACCGCCCGGCAGATCGGCGGCCTGATCGACCTCCTCGACGCGGCTGACGAGTTCTCCCGCGCCCAGCGGCTGCTGACCGCGCCCCGTACCCCCGAGCAGCGGTCCTTCCAGATCTGGTTCCTCGGCGAGTTCCGCCGCCAGGCCGTCGGCGCCCCGCCGGTCGCCTGGCAGGGCAGTGGCAACGGCTCCGGAGCGCGCCCTAGTCTCCAGGCATGA
- a CDS encoding NAD(P)/FAD-dependent oxidoreductase — MAAGDTQPDLPDRIIVPRSDRHQVVVIGSGFGGLFGTKQLRKADVDVTMIAKTTHHLFQPLLYQVATGILSEGEIAPPTREVLANQKNAQVLLGEVTTIDLESRQITSHVLGREIVTPYDSLIVAAGAGQSYFGNDHFAEFAPGMKSIDDALELRGRIFGAFEMAELGASRGENVDHLLTFVVVGAGPTGVEMAGQIAELAHRTLTRDFRAISTRHARVILVDAAPQVLPPFGAKLGKWTQEKLEKLGVEVMLGALVSQVDERGLTVKYKDGSEERIEAVAKVWAAGVQANPLGKQLSAQTGAPLDRAGRISVNPDLTLPGYPEVFVVGDMISLDNLPGVAQVAIQGAKYAAKEIEGRLDGKPAQPPFKYFDKGSMAIISRFRAVAMVGQLRITGILAWLMWLVVHLFYLTGFKNRVTAVLRWAVSFLGRGRSERTSTEQQIFARVALQRLARGATDLVSQPGEYDEAQRRAELEAQAAEEARLSDENKRGVKVG, encoded by the coding sequence ATGGCAGCAGGCGATACTCAGCCCGACCTGCCCGACCGCATCATCGTCCCGCGTTCCGACCGTCACCAGGTCGTCGTCATCGGCTCCGGCTTCGGTGGCCTCTTCGGCACCAAGCAGCTGCGCAAGGCCGACGTCGACGTCACCATGATCGCGAAGACGACCCACCACCTCTTCCAGCCGCTGCTCTACCAGGTGGCGACCGGCATCCTCTCCGAGGGTGAGATCGCACCGCCCACCCGCGAGGTCCTGGCGAACCAGAAGAACGCCCAGGTGCTGCTCGGCGAGGTCACCACGATCGACCTCGAGAGCCGCCAGATCACCTCGCACGTCCTGGGGCGCGAGATCGTGACGCCGTACGACTCGCTCATCGTCGCCGCCGGCGCGGGCCAGTCCTACTTCGGCAACGACCACTTCGCCGAGTTCGCCCCCGGCATGAAGAGCATCGATGACGCCCTCGAGCTGCGCGGCCGGATCTTCGGCGCCTTCGAGATGGCCGAGCTCGGCGCCTCCCGCGGGGAGAACGTCGACCACCTGCTGACCTTCGTGGTCGTGGGCGCCGGCCCGACCGGCGTGGAGATGGCCGGCCAGATCGCCGAGCTGGCCCACCGCACGCTGACCCGCGACTTCCGGGCGATCTCGACCCGCCACGCCCGCGTGATCCTCGTCGACGCCGCGCCGCAGGTGCTGCCGCCGTTCGGCGCCAAGCTCGGCAAGTGGACCCAGGAGAAGCTGGAGAAGCTCGGCGTCGAGGTCATGCTCGGCGCGCTGGTCTCGCAGGTCGACGAGCGCGGCCTCACGGTGAAGTACAAGGACGGCAGCGAGGAGCGGATCGAGGCGGTCGCCAAGGTCTGGGCCGCCGGCGTCCAGGCCAACCCGCTCGGCAAGCAGCTCTCCGCCCAGACCGGCGCGCCGCTGGACCGCGCCGGCCGGATCTCGGTCAACCCCGACCTCACCCTCCCGGGCTACCCCGAGGTGTTCGTGGTCGGCGACATGATCTCGCTCGACAACCTCCCGGGTGTCGCGCAGGTCGCGATCCAGGGGGCGAAGTACGCCGCCAAGGAGATCGAGGGCCGCCTCGACGGCAAGCCCGCCCAGCCGCCGTTCAAGTACTTCGACAAGGGCTCGATGGCCATCATCAGCCGCTTCCGGGCCGTCGCGATGGTCGGTCAGCTCCGGATCACCGGCATCCTCGCGTGGCTGATGTGGCTGGTGGTGCATCTGTTCTACCTCACCGGCTTCAAGAACCGGGTGACCGCCGTGCTGCGCTGGGCGGTCTCCTTCCTGGGCCGGGGCCGCTCGGAGCGGACCTCGACGGAGCAGCAGATCTTCGCCCGGGTGGCGCTCCAGCGCCTGGCCCGCGGCGCCACCGACCTGGTCTCCCAGCCCGGCGAGTACGACGAGGCGCAGCGCCGCGCCGAGCTCGAGGCCCAGGCGGCCGAGGAGGCGCGGCTGAGCGACGAGAACAAGCGGGGCGTCAAGGTCGGCTGA
- a CDS encoding PaaI family thioesterase, producing the protein MNWHLPDTDETPADEIARQAAAWGPLAAAARELVDLCVMSDVDEDEVRAAQADVEAAVARLRKVRRVRTLGEENLTGGRRRPWGNPVIGLRNPIAPPLEVISDPTGRATTEFHCGAAYEGPPGLVHGGVVSLLLDQILGHAVGAAGRPGMTGTLTIVYRRGTPLGDLRAEAWIDREEGVKTWARAHLIGPDGVTAEAEGVFILPRAIRERGA; encoded by the coding sequence ATGAACTGGCACCTCCCCGACACCGACGAGACGCCGGCGGACGAGATCGCGCGTCAGGCGGCCGCGTGGGGACCCCTCGCCGCGGCCGCGCGCGAGCTGGTCGACCTGTGCGTGATGTCGGACGTCGACGAGGACGAGGTGCGCGCCGCGCAGGCCGACGTCGAGGCGGCGGTCGCCCGCCTGCGGAAGGTGCGACGCGTCCGGACCCTCGGCGAGGAGAACCTGACCGGCGGGCGACGCCGGCCCTGGGGCAACCCGGTCATCGGGCTGCGCAACCCGATCGCACCGCCGCTGGAGGTCATCAGCGACCCGACCGGCCGGGCGACGACGGAGTTCCACTGCGGCGCGGCGTACGAGGGGCCTCCGGGTCTGGTCCACGGCGGGGTGGTGTCGCTGCTCCTCGACCAGATCCTCGGGCATGCCGTGGGGGCCGCGGGCCGGCCGGGGATGACCGGCACCCTGACGATCGTCTACCGGCGGGGCACGCCGCTGGGCGACCTGCGCGCCGAGGCCTGGATCGATCGCGAGGAGGGCGTGAAGACCTGGGCCCGAGCGCACCTGATCGGTCCGGACGGCGTCACCGCCGAGGCTGAGGGCGTGTTCATCCTGCCCCGCGCGATCCGCGAACGAGGCGCCTGA
- a CDS encoding GNAT family N-acetyltransferase — MTALVDPDLSRWQSWAAMVADFDGPGEMHGSGYWNLDGDPVPTRAGCAAFVTMTEATSTADLDGTRVASTYFWIAADAGAADDDLVGFLHLRHTLNAWLLEQGGHIGYSVRPGARRRGHAVRALALGVQAAGRLGIERVLVTCDHDNEASRRTIEAGGGRLEDERAGRLRFWIPTAG, encoded by the coding sequence ATGACCGCGCTCGTCGATCCCGACCTCTCCCGCTGGCAGTCCTGGGCCGCGATGGTGGCGGACTTCGACGGACCGGGCGAGATGCACGGCTCGGGGTACTGGAACCTCGACGGCGACCCGGTGCCCACCCGCGCGGGCTGCGCGGCGTTCGTGACCATGACCGAGGCCACCTCGACCGCCGACCTCGACGGCACCCGGGTCGCGTCGACGTACTTCTGGATCGCGGCCGACGCCGGCGCGGCCGACGACGACCTGGTCGGCTTCCTGCACCTGCGCCACACGCTCAACGCGTGGCTCTTGGAGCAGGGCGGTCACATCGGCTACTCCGTGCGGCCGGGCGCCCGCCGGCGCGGCCATGCCGTGCGTGCGCTCGCGCTCGGCGTCCAGGCGGCGGGTCGGCTCGGGATCGAACGGGTGCTGGTCACCTGCGACCACGACAACGAGGCCTCGCGCCGCACGATCGAGGCCGGCGGCGGTCGGCTCGAGGACGAGCGCGCCGGTCGACTGCGCTTCTGGATCCCTACGGCCGGCT